Within Halobacterium jilantaiense, the genomic segment CGCGGGCGCGTTCGGCGAGGGCTTCGAAGTTATTGTAGATGGCGTGGGCGAAGCCGAGCCCGCCGTCGACGCCGTCGTAGATGAACCACCCGGAGGAGCGGGTGCCGTCGAGTTCGTGGGTGCGTTGTTCGATGGCGTTGGTGGCGGCTTGGAAGGATTCGTTGAGTGTGTCGGTGATGTCGTCGTAGTCGGGGTGGCTGTAGTGCGTGTCCATGACGAGTGTGGCGAGGCCACCGAGGTCGTTTTTGTCGACGCGGAGTTCCAGTGGAGCGGTCTGAATGGTTGCGTGTTCGGCGGCGTGGAGACCGGCGATGTAGCCGAGGTGGGCCATGCCGGCGGTTTCTGGATCGACACCGGTTTCGACGCCGTAGTCCTGGTATTTGTGGATGAGTGCGGTTTCGATGGTGTCGGGGACTTCAACCCAGCAGAGCTGGGTGTCCATGAGGATTGGTGGGACGTCTGTGGGGAGGGCTTGGGTTTTGGGTTGGCTGCTCTCGATGTACATCTGGTCGTAGGCGTGGTGATGGACGAGGACGGTGCCGCGGCCGAAATGGAGTGTGAATCCGTTGATGTCTCGTGTCTTTTCGGTGTCTGCGTCGAGGACGTTGACTTTGCTTCGTGTTCGGGTGTAGTAGTCGCGGTCGACGGGTTCGAGTTCGATGATTGGTTGTGGGCGGTCCTCGTTGATGGCGGTGACTTCGAACTGTTGACCGTTCAGCAGGCGGACTGCGCCTTCGTGGTAGTCGCGGTAGGCGCGGTTCTGTTCGACGGATTCTAAGTCGAGGCCATCGCCGAGCCCCCAGCCAGTGGGATCGACATTGTCGGCAAGTTTGAACTGGTAGTCGGTGTCGCTGGTTCCGTAGAGGTTGACCCGCGTTTGCGGGCGGCTGGGACCGGCGTAATGGGCGGCGGCATCCAGATACCCTTCGATGTAGCCGGCTTCGCGCCACATCTGGACGGCGTTCCGGAGTCGCTCTTCGCTGGCGAAGGCGTCGCTGTCTGTTTCGTCGAGGGCGATTTCGTCGGCGGCGGCGAGGACGTGAGTGGCGAATACGGCGTTGTTCGAGGTGTCGATAACGGCATTTTCGACGTCGTTCTCTAGGAGGTAGTCGGGATTGTTGATGATGTATTGGTCGATGGTGCGGTGGTCGCCGACGAGGACGGCGAGGCTGCGACTGGCTTCGCGGCCGGCCCGACCGATGCGCTGCCAGAACGCTTGCCGTTGCCCGGGATACCCCATGAGGACGGTGGCATCGAGTGACCCGATGTCGATGCCCAGCTCAAGGGCGTTTGTAGTGGCGAGCCCGGTGAGTGCGCCGGCTTTGAATTCGTGTTCGCGGCTGTGGCGGGTGTGACGGCCGAGGCCGGCATTGTATGCTTCGATGGAGGGTGTTTTCGACGTGTCGTAGTCGCTGGTGTTTGCTTGGCGGTGTTTGTTGGTGCGTTGGACGCTGAGTTCGGTGAGTTTCCGGCTCGGGCAGAACAGGAGCGTGCGAATGTCGTTGGCGGTGAGGTGACTGAATATTCGCGGTGCTTCGATGCTTGCCGGCACTCGCTCTGCGACAAACGTCTCAGCTTCGTCGTTGTCCGTCTCCTCGGCGGCGTCTGTGTCACTGGTTGTGGAGTCTTCGTCGGGGAATTCGACGACGTCTTTGTGGGGGTCTGCTGCTTGTGTTTGGTCGCGTGGCGGGGGGTTCCAGAGGATGATGTCTCGGGGGCCATGTGGAGAGCCGTCGTCATCGATGACGGTGACGGGCTGATTGATGAGTTCTTGGGAGTGGGCGTGGGGGTTGCCGATGGTGGCGGAGGTGAGGACGTACTGTGGGGTGCTGCCCCAGTAGTCGGCGACGCGCTGCATGCGGCGGAGAATCCACGCGACGTGCATACCTTCGATGCCTGTGTAGGTGTGTGATTCGTCGATGGCGACGAGGTCAAGTGCGCTGTAAAAGCGACTCCACTTGTCGTGGTGTTCGAGGTAGACGTTGAGGCCCGCGAAGTTCGTGAGGATCACGTCGGCTTCCTCCCGAATTGCCCGTCGGTCGCCTGTTGTGTCGCCGTCGTAGATGCGGACGCGGATGTCCAGTCCGAGGTCGTCGTAGAGGTCGTTGAGGGCTTGCTTCTGGTCTTTCGTCAGCGCTTTCATTGGGTACACGCACAGCGCTGTCGAGGCGTTGTTCTGTTCGGCTGCCCGCGAACCATCCGGGTTGAGAACGCCCGCATCGAGGAGATTCCGCGCGATTTGGAGGGCGTAGATGTGGGTTTTCCCGCTGGATGTTGAGGTCGTGACCGTCACATTCTCACCGTCGGCGAGTGCGGTGAGGGCTTCGGCTTGATGGCTGAACAGCTCGAATGGGTACTGATCGGCGAGTGTCGCCCGTAGTACTGAGTCTGTTGGGGTGGTGTTGGCTGGTCGTGCTGGGCGTTCAATCGTTTGGATGAACTCGGAGTCCGCGGAGAGGCTCTGGCGGGGGAAACTGTTGATGACTGTATCGGCGTCGACTACTGTGTCGTCTGGGTGGTGGGAGTGGTTGGTGTCTGTCATGGTTAGAAGTCGGTGAGGCCGGCTTGTTGGCCTGTGGCTCCCTGGGAGCCGCTGTCAGTCATGTCACGGCGCGGTGCGTCTGTGAGTGCTTGATAGACGTGCCAGAGTGCTTCACAGTCATCTCGACAGTATGTCTTGTGGCGGTCCCAGTCTGGCTCACTCTTGGGATTGTCTGGGTTCCGCATGAACTCTTGGTAGGCAGCGGCCGTTTGCGCGCCGGTGAGGCCTGTTTCGGTGGGGTCGTATCCGAGGGCGCGTGCGACGTGCCCGAGTTTGTTCGTGCGACCAGGGAGGAGCGCGTTTCCGTCTCGGACAGCCCACTTGTAGAGATCGTACGTCCACATTTCGTCCCACGCGTCGGTGTATTCTGGATGGTGTTGTTTGAGGAACTGTTCGATATGCTGGTAGTCGAAGTTGTGGCCGTTCCACGTGAGGAGTGATCGGTTGCTATGGTTGGCGAGCAGCCATGTGGTGAACGCTTCTAAGACGCTTGCCGGGTCCCGGGGGTCGT encodes:
- a CDS encoding DEAD/DEAH box helicase, producing the protein MTDTNHSHHPDDTVVDADTVINSFPRQSLSADSEFIQTIERPARPANTTPTDSVLRATLADQYPFELFSHQAEALTALADGENVTVTTSTSSGKTHIYALQIARNLLDAGVLNPDGSRAAEQNNASTALCVYPMKALTKDQKQALNDLYDDLGLDIRVRIYDGDTTGDRRAIREEADVILTNFAGLNVYLEHHDKWSRFYSALDLVAIDESHTYTGIEGMHVAWILRRMQRVADYWGSTPQYVLTSATIGNPHAHSQELINQPVTVIDDDGSPHGPRDIILWNPPPRDQTQAADPHKDVVEFPDEDSTTSDTDAAEETDNDEAETFVAERVPASIEAPRIFSHLTANDIRTLLFCPSRKLTELSVQRTNKHRQANTSDYDTSKTPSIEAYNAGLGRHTRHSREHEFKAGALTGLATTNALELGIDIGSLDATVLMGYPGQRQAFWQRIGRAGREASRSLAVLVGDHRTIDQYIINNPDYLLENDVENAVIDTSNNAVFATHVLAAADEIALDETDSDAFASEERLRNAVQMWREAGYIEGYLDAAAHYAGPSRPQTRVNLYGTSDTDYQFKLADNVDPTGWGLGDGLDLESVEQNRAYRDYHEGAVRLLNGQQFEVTAINEDRPQPIIELEPVDRDYYTRTRSKVNVLDADTEKTRDINGFTLHFGRGTVLVHHHAYDQMYIESSQPKTQALPTDVPPILMDTQLCWVEVPDTIETALIHKYQDYGVETGVDPETAGMAHLGYIAGLHAAEHATIQTAPLELRVDKNDLGGLATLVMDTHYSHPDYDDITDTLNESFQAATNAIEQRTHELDGTRSSGWFIYDGVDGGLGFAHAIYNNFEALAERARDQLRDCHCGQPNGCPACTFDEHCGNDNKPLLRASAIDVLNQLLGDDTRGDLAEHIPDDEHGGDRRPVVFYS